In Natronoarchaeum philippinense, a single window of DNA contains:
- a CDS encoding DUF389 domain-containing protein, producing MRIIYVLVSADVRQAALDALDDRDVAYTVLDADDPTGRDRDCRLVQAPVPTDAVRPTLEALVEAGVDVDRYVVVASGQTAATPTWRELEDRFADDYDPLPRRELRSKAMDLSQDRRSFYALMVASALIATVGLLADSPAIVVGSMVIAPVVGPVLTASVGAVLGDRRMMLSSLRLQAGGLALAVLVAFGLSLALRWLALAPPVLAVSSIELIGVRLAPNVIALTVALGAGAAAGIGVTTKGPMSLIGVMIAAALLPAAAAAGIGFAWGEPLVGIGTLALVTFTVVTIDAAVAATLWVLGYRPDAETTELASVPGGVLANADRRQLLAVGVVGALFAAAAVGTVAVTADQMAFERAANQAAVDAVEDPTRENLTVVAVRSQYASTAPVDTPETVTVVVSDARSGNHSGLDEDIAARIADRTGERVAVRVRFVEYQSATARPGRAATAAERQSRLATDYPSKGSSGS from the coding sequence GTGCGAATCATCTACGTCCTCGTGTCGGCCGACGTGCGCCAAGCGGCGCTCGACGCACTCGACGACCGCGACGTTGCCTACACCGTCCTCGACGCCGACGATCCGACCGGACGGGACCGCGATTGTCGACTGGTGCAGGCGCCGGTACCGACCGACGCCGTCAGGCCGACGTTGGAAGCCCTCGTCGAGGCCGGCGTCGACGTCGATCGCTACGTTGTCGTCGCCAGCGGCCAGACCGCGGCGACGCCGACGTGGCGCGAGCTCGAAGACCGGTTCGCGGACGATTACGATCCGCTCCCGCGCCGTGAACTGCGCTCGAAGGCGATGGATCTCAGTCAGGACCGCCGGTCGTTCTACGCGCTGATGGTGGCGAGCGCGCTGATCGCAACGGTGGGGCTGCTCGCGGACTCGCCGGCGATCGTCGTCGGGTCGATGGTGATCGCGCCGGTCGTCGGGCCGGTGCTGACCGCGAGCGTCGGGGCAGTGCTCGGGGATCGGCGCATGATGCTGTCGAGCCTGCGCCTGCAGGCCGGCGGGCTGGCGCTCGCCGTGCTGGTCGCGTTCGGGCTGAGCCTCGCGCTGCGCTGGCTGGCGCTTGCCCCGCCGGTGCTGGCGGTGAGTTCGATCGAGCTGATCGGCGTGCGCCTCGCGCCGAACGTCATCGCACTGACCGTCGCGCTCGGGGCGGGCGCGGCCGCGGGCATCGGCGTGACGACCAAGGGGCCGATGTCGCTGATCGGCGTGATGATCGCCGCGGCGCTGCTGCCGGCGGCGGCCGCGGCCGGCATCGGGTTCGCGTGGGGCGAGCCGCTGGTCGGGATCGGGACGCTCGCGCTGGTGACGTTCACGGTGGTGACGATCGACGCCGCCGTCGCCGCGACGCTGTGGGTGCTTGGCTATCGCCCCGACGCCGAAACGACCGAGCTGGCGTCGGTGCCGGGCGGCGTGCTCGCAAACGCTGACCGTCGGCAACTGCTCGCGGTCGGCGTCGTCGGTGCGCTGTTCGCGGCGGCGGCCGTCGGGACGGTCGCAGTCACTGCCGACCAGATGGCGTTCGAGCGCGCGGCCAATCAGGCGGCCGTCGACGCGGTCGAGGATCCGACCCGCGAGAATCTCACCGTCGTCGCCGTCCGGAGCCAGTACGCCTCGACGGCGCCGGTCGACACGCCCGAGACCGTCACCGTCGTCGTCAGCGACGCGCGCTCGGGGAACCACTCGGGACTCGACGAGGACATCGCGGCGCGGATCGCCGACCGGACCGGCGAGCGCGTCGCTGTCCGGGTTCGGTTCGTCGAGTATCAGTCGGCGACGGCGCGTCCGGGCCGGGCAGCCACCGCAGCCGAGCGGCAGTCCCGGCTGGCGACGGACTACCCCTCGAAGGGCAGTTCGGGCTCGTAG
- a CDS encoding TIGR00341 family protein, giving the protein MRLVQLTIPTGKRETILGALDDEGVDYVVTDETSGREFTGVVYFPLPANAVEPVLDTLQDIGVSEDAYTVVVDAETVVSRKFDDLEERYATDDVEEERISRQELRTEAEEMTPNFPIYVTLTLISAFVATAGLLLDSPAVVVGSMVIAPLIGPALGASVGTVINDDDLVREGLLYQALGIGLAIAGAAVLAFGLKVTHLVPPDLMLTSVGEINERLTPDLLSLIIALGAGVAGVLSLSTGVSTALVGVMIAAALIPPAAAAGIALAWGLPLAGLGSAVLVLVNITSVNLAGLVTLWYMGYRPGEWFEEAAAQRKLLRNAGLFAVAMIVLSSFLVGASVTGFQTANFETEVQTDLTHLLDQSEYEQYQLLSVQIEMTEDFPFRHQERVIVTVGQTGDATSQSAVTDEIYAAIENNSERDVAVQVRYVDIDQRGNGEAFEPSTQSMGRPAVAPRAGAA; this is encoded by the coding sequence GTGCGACTCGTCCAGTTGACGATTCCGACGGGCAAACGCGAGACGATCCTCGGCGCGCTCGACGACGAGGGCGTCGACTACGTCGTCACCGACGAGACCAGCGGCCGGGAGTTCACCGGCGTCGTCTACTTCCCGCTACCGGCCAACGCCGTCGAGCCGGTGCTGGACACGCTACAGGACATCGGCGTCAGCGAGGACGCCTACACCGTCGTCGTCGACGCCGAGACAGTGGTTTCGCGGAAGTTCGACGATCTCGAAGAGCGCTACGCCACCGACGACGTGGAAGAAGAGCGCATCTCCAGACAGGAGCTTCGCACTGAGGCCGAGGAGATGACGCCGAACTTCCCGATCTACGTGACGCTGACGCTGATCAGCGCCTTCGTCGCTACGGCGGGGCTGTTGCTCGACTCGCCGGCGGTCGTCGTCGGGTCGATGGTGATCGCGCCCCTGATCGGGCCGGCGCTGGGCGCCAGCGTCGGGACGGTGATCAACGACGACGATCTGGTCCGCGAGGGGCTGCTCTACCAGGCGCTCGGCATCGGGCTTGCGATCGCCGGCGCCGCGGTGCTCGCCTTCGGACTCAAAGTGACGCATCTGGTGCCGCCGGATCTGATGCTCACGAGCGTCGGCGAGATCAACGAGCGGCTCACACCCGACCTGCTCAGCCTGATCATCGCGCTCGGGGCCGGCGTCGCAGGCGTGTTGAGCCTCTCGACCGGCGTCTCGACGGCGCTCGTCGGCGTCATGATCGCCGCGGCGCTGATCCCGCCGGCGGCGGCGGCCGGCATCGCGCTCGCGTGGGGACTGCCGCTGGCCGGGCTGGGCTCGGCCGTGCTCGTGCTCGTCAACATCACGTCGGTCAACCTCGCCGGGCTGGTGACGCTGTGGTACATGGGCTACCGGCCGGGCGAGTGGTTCGAGGAGGCCGCGGCCCAGCGCAAGCTGCTGCGCAACGCCGGGCTGTTCGCGGTGGCGATGATCGTACTGTCGAGCTTTCTGGTCGGTGCCTCGGTCACTGGTTTCCAGACCGCGAACTTCGAGACGGAGGTCCAGACCGATCTCACACACCTGCTCGACCAGTCGGAGTACGAGCAGTACCAGCTGCTGTCGGTCCAGATCGAGATGACTGAGGACTTCCCGTTCCGGCATCAAGAGCGGGTGATCGTCACCGTCGGGCAGACCGGCGACGCCACCTCGCAATCGGCCGTGACGGACGAGATCTACGCCGCAATCGAGAACAACTCCGAGCGGGACGTCGCCGTGCAGGTCCGGTACGTCGACATCGACCAGCGCGGGAACGGCGAGGCGTTCGAGCCGTCGACGCAGTCGATGGGTCGGCCGGCGGTGGCGCCGAGAGCGGGCGCGGCCTAA
- a CDS encoding pyridoxamine 5'-phosphate oxidase family protein, with protein sequence MRVVENTMDVPIENVLERPLFCFLASVDDGLPRVSPLWYLWEDGVVWIMADREKTYVDRVAATPEAALAVVEFLPGSGVVRHVGFRGRASVEPFDLDRTNRLLKRYLGPDPEAWDDRFLPPWSDRWCFVRFDPETVVARDQSYDLGAA encoded by the coding sequence ATGCGCGTCGTCGAGAACACGATGGATGTCCCGATCGAGAACGTGCTGGAGCGGCCGCTGTTTTGCTTCCTTGCTTCCGTCGACGACGGTCTCCCCCGCGTCTCGCCGCTGTGGTATCTCTGGGAGGACGGCGTCGTCTGGATCATGGCCGACCGCGAGAAGACCTACGTCGACCGCGTCGCGGCGACGCCGGAGGCCGCGCTCGCGGTCGTCGAGTTCCTGCCCGGCTCGGGCGTCGTCCGGCACGTCGGCTTTCGCGGCCGGGCGAGCGTCGAGCCGTTCGACCTCGACCGGACGAATCGGCTCCTCAAACGGTATCTCGGCCCCGATCCCGAGGCGTGGGACGACCGGTTTCTGCCGCCGTGGAGCGACCGCTGGTGTTTCGTCCGGTTCGACCCCGAGACCGTCGTCGCGCGCGACCAGAGCTACGATCTCGGGGCCGCGTAG
- the hisE gene encoding phosphoribosyl-ATP diphosphatase — MTDDAADPGADVLDELFAVIEERKETLPEDSYTASLFDHEKGDNAVLEKLGEESTEIVLAAKDDDREELAHESADFVYHLLVLLAMKDMDLADLRAELAERR, encoded by the coding sequence ATGACCGACGACGCCGCCGATCCGGGCGCCGACGTGCTCGACGAACTGTTCGCCGTGATCGAGGAGCGCAAAGAGACCCTGCCGGAGGATTCCTACACGGCGTCGCTGTTCGACCACGAGAAAGGCGATAACGCCGTCTTAGAGAAGCTCGGCGAGGAGTCGACCGAGATCGTGCTGGCCGCGAAAGACGACGACCGCGAGGAGCTGGCCCACGAGAGCGCCGACTTCGTCTACCACCTGCTGGTCCTGCTGGCGATGAAAGACATGGATCTGGCAGACCTGCGAGCCGAACTCGCCGAGCGGCGGTAG
- a CDS encoding NOG1 family protein, which produces MIFEDLPTTPTSEELIDKAFSRAARSGRSKQGREAQESMTQTATNILSDNLQNVVTEWPDFETVDPFYRELADAIVDASDYGVDAGGIDALRQSLSEVTWASRQTRQIGEDAMAKMRKADEDLARKHRKQAFARMADVVEDVSENLLLINEARNDLRDLPDIRPDEPAIVVAGYPNVGKSSFVNDVTRARNETAEYPFTTRGIGVGHFERDHARYQIVDTPGLLDRPPEDRNEIESQAVSALEHLADCVLVVLDASMDCGYPIEVQLELRDAIAEQFADVPVITVCNKSDRSTDVEADHYMSVETGENVEAVLDAAVEAVDYEPELPFEG; this is translated from the coding sequence ATGATTTTCGAGGATCTTCCGACGACGCCCACGTCGGAGGAGCTGATCGACAAAGCGTTCTCGCGGGCGGCGCGCTCGGGCCGGTCGAAGCAGGGCCGGGAGGCCCAGGAGTCGATGACACAGACTGCGACGAACATTCTCTCGGACAACCTCCAGAACGTCGTCACGGAGTGGCCGGACTTCGAGACCGTCGACCCGTTCTACCGCGAACTGGCCGACGCCATCGTCGACGCCAGCGACTACGGCGTCGACGCCGGCGGGATCGACGCCCTGCGCCAGAGCCTTTCGGAAGTAACGTGGGCCAGCCGTCAGACCCGCCAGATCGGCGAGGACGCCATGGCGAAGATGCGCAAGGCCGACGAGGACCTCGCACGGAAGCACCGCAAGCAGGCGTTCGCCCGGATGGCCGACGTGGTCGAGGACGTATCCGAAAACCTCCTGCTGATCAACGAGGCGCGAAACGACCTGCGCGACCTGCCCGACATCCGCCCCGACGAGCCGGCGATCGTCGTCGCGGGCTACCCCAACGTCGGCAAGTCCAGTTTCGTCAACGATGTCACGCGAGCGCGCAACGAGACCGCCGAGTACCCCTTCACGACTAGGGGGATCGGCGTCGGCCACTTCGAGCGCGATCACGCCCGCTACCAGATCGTCGACACGCCCGGTCTGCTCGACCGGCCGCCGGAGGACCGCAACGAGATCGAGTCACAGGCCGTCTCAGCGCTGGAACATCTCGCTGATTGCGTGCTGGTCGTGCTCGACGCCAGCATGGACTGTGGCTACCCGATCGAGGTCCAGCTCGAACTGCGCGACGCCATCGCCGAGCAGTTCGCGGACGTTCCGGTCATCACGGTCTGTAACAAGTCCGATCGCTCGACCGACGTGGAGGCCGACCACTACATGAGCGTCGAGACGGGCGAGAACGTCGAGGCCGTGCTCGACGCCGCCGTCGAGGCCGTCGACTACGAGCCCGAACTGCCCTTCGAGGGGTAG
- a CDS encoding helix-turn-helix transcriptional regulator → MQNDLSSRREAEGLSQGDLAEAVGVTRQTINAIERNRYDPSLELAFKLAAHFECPIEAIFDPEL, encoded by the coding sequence ATGCAGAACGATCTCTCCAGCCGACGCGAAGCCGAGGGACTCAGCCAGGGCGACCTCGCCGAAGCGGTCGGCGTGACTCGCCAGACCATCAACGCGATCGAACGCAACCGCTACGATCCGTCGTTAGAACTCGCGTTCAAACTCGCGGCGCACTTCGAGTGCCCGATCGAAGCCATCTTCGACCCGGAGTTGTGA
- a CDS encoding aminotransferase class V-fold PLP-dependent enzyme, with the protein MTDSVYDDLDVPEVINATGTKTRIGGSLIRPEAADAMRRAAEGFARISDLQARASELIQDVTGAQAGYVASGASACMTLAAAACIAGDDPAAMASLPDTEGLADEIVVPRTHRTGYDHAYRVAGAELVDVGANDAYLGTGAENTERWEIEAAIGADTAAVAYVQKEYTTPPLEAVVEVAHDNDVPVIVDAAAELPPVENLERFIDLGVDLVAFSGGKAIRGPQTTGILAGREDLIRSVAAQQLDMHAAADAWVPPAELVDVDALGGVPRQGIGRGMKVGKGELVGLIRALELFVEEDHEARTAEWRDRAERIAEELADEPALSTSLAAASATDVAPTVTVSVDEAEAPVTTAELVRGLREENPRIFVGADALDQAQFTINPMCLPDEQVAYVLDRIRDRV; encoded by the coding sequence ATGACCGACTCTGTCTACGACGACCTCGACGTTCCGGAGGTGATCAACGCCACCGGAACGAAGACCCGAATCGGCGGGAGCCTGATCCGGCCGGAAGCCGCCGACGCGATGCGCCGCGCCGCGGAAGGCTTTGCTCGCATCTCCGACCTGCAAGCCAGAGCTTCCGAGCTGATTCAGGATGTCACGGGCGCCCAGGCGGGCTACGTCGCCTCGGGCGCCAGCGCCTGCATGACGCTCGCGGCGGCGGCCTGTATCGCCGGCGACGACCCCGCCGCGATGGCGTCGCTGCCCGACACGGAGGGGCTGGCCGACGAAATCGTCGTTCCCCGAACCCACCGGACGGGCTACGACCACGCCTACCGCGTCGCCGGTGCCGAACTCGTCGATGTCGGCGCGAACGACGCGTACCTTGGGACGGGTGCGGAGAACACCGAGCGCTGGGAGATCGAGGCCGCCATCGGCGCCGACACCGCCGCGGTCGCGTACGTCCAAAAGGAGTACACTACGCCGCCGCTGGAGGCCGTCGTCGAGGTCGCTCACGACAACGACGTGCCGGTGATCGTCGACGCCGCCGCCGAGTTGCCGCCCGTCGAGAACTTAGAGCGCTTCATCGACCTCGGCGTCGACCTCGTCGCCTTCAGCGGCGGGAAGGCGATCCGCGGCCCGCAGACCACCGGCATCCTCGCCGGGCGCGAGGACCTCATCCGGTCGGTCGCGGCCCAGCAGTTGGACATGCACGCCGCCGCGGACGCGTGGGTGCCGCCGGCGGAACTGGTCGATGTCGACGCTCTCGGGGGTGTCCCGCGCCAAGGGATCGGCCGCGGGATGAAAGTCGGCAAGGGGGAATTGGTGGGACTGATTCGAGCGCTCGAACTGTTCGTCGAGGAAGACCACGAGGCCCGGACCGCCGAGTGGCGCGACCGCGCCGAGCGCATCGCCGAGGAACTCGCCGACGAGCCGGCGCTCTCGACGAGCCTCGCAGCGGCGTCCGCGACCGACGTGGCGCCGACGGTGACGGTGTCGGTCGACGAGGCCGAAGCGCCGGTCACCACGGCCGAACTCGTCCGCGGCCTGCGCGAGGAGAATCCTCGGATCTTCGTCGGCGCCGACGCCCTCGATCAAGCGCAGTTCACCATCAACCCGATGTGCCTGCCCGACGAGCAGGTGGCGTACGTCCTCGATCGCATTCGGGATCGGGTCTGA
- a CDS encoding bifunctional nuclease family protein, with protein MKATIDAVRVAGTEQGPVAVVVLAVEAESDVLPIFIGFEEAASIARGLDAEDIGRPLTHDLLLDVVEELGGRVTRVVVGDVADGTYIADLHIDTPRGKAVVDARPSDSLALAARTNAAVEVDRSVFEAGAQPAAEFADLDEIQDVAELA; from the coding sequence ATGAAGGCGACTATCGACGCCGTCCGGGTCGCCGGCACCGAGCAGGGGCCGGTCGCCGTCGTCGTCCTAGCGGTCGAGGCCGAGAGCGACGTGTTGCCGATCTTCATCGGCTTCGAGGAAGCCGCCAGCATCGCTCGCGGACTGGATGCCGAGGACATCGGCCGGCCGCTGACCCACGACCTCCTGCTCGACGTAGTGGAGGAGTTGGGCGGGCGCGTGACTCGCGTCGTCGTCGGAGACGTTGCGGACGGCACGTACATCGCCGATCTTCACATCGACACCCCGCGAGGCAAAGCCGTCGTCGACGCCCGCCCCAGCGACTCGCTGGCGCTGGCGGCCCGCACCAACGCCGCCGTCGAGGTCGACCGGTCGGTGTTCGAGGCCGGCGCCCAGCCCGCCGCCGAGTTCGCCGATCTGGACGAAATTCAGGACGTTGCGGAACTCGCCTGA
- the engB gene encoding GTP-binding protein EngB, with protein MFENRPNCSDEVILVGRSNVGKSTLMRELTGHSFETGGKPGVTRSPNHYDWSGDDFMITDLPGFGFMSGVPDDAREQIKTDIVRYVEDNAENILVGILVLDGKSAVDIIDRHSGEDEIPHDVEMFHFLRDVGIPTVVAVNKMDKVDDEDDRLNDICDRLGLYPPWKQWQDTIAPMTAKRGSIGSLEDAVCGHLEDAKRDDLKKFF; from the coding sequence ATGTTCGAGAACCGCCCGAACTGTTCGGACGAGGTGATCCTCGTCGGGCGCTCTAACGTCGGGAAGTCGACGCTGATGCGCGAGCTGACGGGCCACAGCTTCGAGACCGGCGGCAAGCCGGGCGTGACCCGCTCGCCCAATCACTACGACTGGTCCGGCGACGACTTCATGATCACCGACCTGCCCGGCTTTGGCTTCATGTCCGGCGTCCCCGACGACGCTCGCGAGCAGATCAAGACCGACATCGTCCGGTACGTCGAGGACAACGCCGAGAACATTCTGGTCGGCATCCTCGTGCTCGACGGCAAATCGGCGGTCGACATCATCGATCGCCACTCCGGCGAGGACGAGATCCCCCACGACGTGGAGATGTTTCACTTCCTGCGGGACGTGGGCATCCCGACGGTGGTCGCGGTCAACAAGATGGACAAGGTCGACGACGAGGACGACCGGCTGAACGACATCTGTGACCGGTTGGGGTTGTACCCGCCGTGGAAGCAGTGGCAAGACACCATCGCCCCGATGACGGCCAAGCGCGGGTCGATCGGCTCGCTGGAAGACGCCGTTTGCGGGCACCTCGAAGACGCCAAGCGCGACGATCTGAAGAAGTTCTTCTAA
- a CDS encoding DUF5518 domain-containing protein, which yields MTNWRAAIVGFLVITVLGAVGVVVPGLGQLTAGLVGGFVAGYMAGGSLGSGAWHGLLAGSLGGIVAALVLVVGLTVVGFVGGPVGAAIGSLGGLALGLAVVAFSMIVALESALAGAIGAAVAGE from the coding sequence ATGACAAATTGGCGCGCGGCGATCGTCGGCTTTCTCGTGATCACCGTACTGGGTGCGGTCGGTGTCGTCGTGCCCGGCCTCGGACAGCTCACGGCGGGGCTGGTCGGCGGGTTCGTCGCCGGGTACATGGCCGGGGGAAGCCTCGGCTCGGGCGCGTGGCACGGCCTGCTGGCGGGGAGTCTCGGCGGCATCGTCGCCGCACTCGTGTTGGTCGTCGGGCTGACAGTGGTCGGCTTCGTCGGCGGGCCCGTCGGCGCCGCTATCGGGTCGCTGGGCGGGCTGGCGCTCGGGCTCGCCGTCGTCGCGTTCTCGATGATCGTCGCCCTCGAAAGCGCCCTCGCCGGAGCGATCGGCGCGGCGGTGGCGGGCGAGTAG